ATTGTATGAGGTCATGGTAATCCGTTGCCGCCGTGCGGGCCTTGATGGCTGTGCGAATTGGATTACCCACTATAACAGAGGTGATAATGGTATAAGAAGCTTCAGCGCTAGAGTTTGAGGTTATAATAATATAGCGTCAGATTGTCCCCTGGGTAGCCCTGTTGCAGGAGTAGTGTTCCTGTCGTCAGAGCCGGTTCCGGGCGTCGGCAAGCAGTTTCCCGACATAGCGGTCAACATAATCAAAGCCGTTGCCTTCGAATTCCGCAAACTGGATGCCGAGCTGGAATTCATCGCGAGCAATTCGGCGCATATGGACAATGTTGCCGTCGGCGATTATGGAAACAGGCTGAGTGGCGACCACCGGTACGGAAAAGCTGGTCTTGACCGAAATCCAGTTGCCGGGAGCCGGTGCTTTGAGATCTGGAATGAGTGTTTTGACGGCTTCCTGATTGCAGGAGACCATCACTCCGGTTCGGGAGATGTTGGAGACCGAACAGGTCAGGCAGCAACCATCCGGTTTCTCGATGGTAATGTTGGTGGATACATCAACGCGCTGCTGGTTACGTAGGTTTGACTTTATCGCAACTGGTTTCATTTTGACTCTTCTGGCCCGGCTGGTTTCAAACGCGGCTGCCTTTCCCATAAATCCCTTCCAGAAAAAACACTTAAACGCGAAAAGTGTAGTTGGTTGCTTTCTAATCAGCAAGAAGCCTGTCGTCCATTGTGTCAGGTACTTAGGGCTCTTTCTGAACAAAGAGTCACAATTTCTG
This Marinobacter salinus DNA region includes the following protein-coding sequences:
- a CDS encoding PilZ domain-containing protein, translated to MKPVAIKSNLRNQQRVDVSTNITIEKPDGCCLTCSVSNISRTGVMVSCNQEAVKTLIPDLKAPAPGNWISVKTSFSVPVVATQPVSIIADGNIVHMRRIARDEFQLGIQFAEFEGNGFDYVDRYVGKLLADARNRL